From the Actinomycetota bacterium genome, one window contains:
- a CDS encoding asparaginase, translating into MSSGEPFVVEVDRSGLIESIHLVDVAVAGSNGKLVAWAGEPDTVAYLRSSAKPIQTLACLESGWRAPGTEQVAVACASHNGEPRHVEAIRVTLSAAGFSEDALRCPAAWPFRPEDAAAVNGSAPILHNCSGKHAAMLATAKENGWTLEDYRAAEHPMQRAVATQVERLAGASVRHTGVDGCGVPTFALSLTESARLFARLAEDGRDVLDAMADHPFLVAGTGRLCTAVMSARPGVVIKIGAEGLSCGVLRDQGLAFALKARDGTQRARDIATVATLKVLGSIDDDVPEMLAPHAAPAVLGGGEPAGSIRCTGVLERA; encoded by the coding sequence ATGAGCTCCGGGGAGCCGTTCGTCGTCGAGGTCGATCGCTCGGGCCTGATCGAGAGCATCCACCTCGTCGACGTCGCCGTGGCCGGCTCGAACGGCAAGCTCGTCGCGTGGGCCGGCGAACCCGACACCGTTGCGTACCTCCGCTCCTCCGCCAAGCCGATCCAGACGCTGGCCTGCCTCGAGAGCGGATGGCGAGCGCCCGGAACCGAGCAGGTGGCGGTCGCCTGCGCCTCCCACAACGGCGAGCCGCGCCACGTCGAAGCGATCCGCGTCACGCTCTCCGCGGCCGGGTTCTCCGAGGACGCGCTGCGATGCCCGGCGGCCTGGCCGTTCCGCCCGGAGGACGCCGCGGCCGTCAACGGTTCCGCCCCGATCCTGCACAACTGCTCCGGAAAGCACGCCGCGATGCTCGCGACCGCCAAGGAGAACGGCTGGACGCTCGAAGACTATCGCGCGGCCGAGCACCCGATGCAGCGTGCGGTCGCGACCCAGGTCGAGCGCCTCGCCGGCGCTTCCGTTCGACACACCGGCGTCGATGGCTGCGGCGTGCCCACGTTCGCCTTGTCGCTCACCGAGTCGGCTCGCCTCTTCGCCCGGCTGGCCGAAGACGGACGTGATGTGCTCGACGCGATGGCAGATCACCCGTTCCTCGTGGCGGGAACCGGCCGGCTCTGCACCGCGGTGATGAGCGCGCGTCCCGGCGTCGTGATCAAGATCGGTGCCGAGGGACTCTCGTGCGGCGTTCTCCGCGACCAGGGCCTCGCGTTCGCGTTGAAAGCCCGTGACGGCACGCAGCGGGCGCGCGACATCGCGACCGTGGCGACCCTGAAAGTGCTCGGATCCATCGACGACGACGTGCCGGAGATGCTTGCTCCGCACGCGGCTCCTGCCGTCCTGGGCGGGGGGGAACCCGCCGGCTCGATCCGGTGCACGGGCGTTCTGGAACGAGCCTGA
- a CDS encoding helix-turn-helix transcriptional regulator, giving the protein MKVRELGRFIRDQRGASRLSLRRLSKLAGISNPYLSQIERGLRRPSAEILQAIAKALRISAETLYIKAGILEERTDTANLPAVIRRDESLTATQKQLLLDVYQSFQAGAEPRRTPVRKVAAAKKPRAASPKVKTKAKPKPKPKTTTRPRGAGKGKAAPKRATRARRTTRRTA; this is encoded by the coding sequence GTGAAGGTGCGAGAGCTCGGACGCTTCATCCGTGACCAGCGAGGCGCGTCGCGCCTCTCGCTGCGCAGGCTCTCGAAGCTGGCGGGGATATCCAACCCCTATCTCTCACAGATCGAGCGCGGCCTCCGCCGCCCGAGCGCCGAGATCCTCCAGGCGATCGCGAAAGCGCTGCGCATCTCGGCCGAGACCCTCTACATCAAGGCCGGCATCCTCGAGGAGCGCACCGACACCGCGAACCTCCCGGCCGTCATCCGCCGCGACGAGTCGCTGACGGCAACCCAGAAGCAGCTCTTGCTCGACGTCTACCAAAGCTTCCAGGCCGGCGCGGAGCCGCGACGAACCCCGGTACGAAAGGTAGCCGCCGCGAAGAAGCCCCGCGCGGCTTCACCGAAAGTTAAGACGAAGGCCAAGCCCAAGCCCAAGCCCAAGACGACGACCCGGCCCCGCGGTGCGGGGAAGGGAAAGGCGGCCCCGAAGCGAGCGACGCGAGCGCGCCGCACCACACGGAGGACCGCGTGA